TCTACCCCGCCGGTGAGGGCTGGCCCGCCGACGCGACCCTCGACTACGCCAAGGACGCCGTCCAGCAGAACTTCACCATCGCCAAGATCGGCACCAACGGCACGGTGAACATCCACAACCTCGCCTGGAACGGCGTCGAGGTCGCGGTGGACGTGGCCGGCTACTTCACCGACTCCACGGCCACCGCCCAGCGCTCCGGCCTCCACCCGGTCAACCCGGTCCGGATCGCGGAGAAGCTGGTCATCCCGGCCAACGGCGTGAAGACCGTCGACCCCCGGGGCGTCTCCGGCGTCCCGGTCCTGAACAGCACCGCCGTGGGCGCGAGCGTCACCGCCTTCGGCGCCGACGCCGCGGGCGCCGTCCAGGTCTACCCCTCCGGCGGAACGGCCCCGGCCGGAAGCACCGTCAACTACCTCCCGGGCATCGAGAACACCGGCTTCGCGCTGGCCAAGCTCGGCACCGACGGCAGGATCAGCCTGCGCAACACCGGCACCACCCCGGTCACCGTCTGGGTGGACGTGCACTCCTACGCCGAGCTGGTGGAGCGGGTCTTCCCCACGCCCGCCACGCCCGGCGAGGCGATCGAGAACATCACCGGCACCGCCGACCTGAGCACCGAGACCACCTCGGACGCGCAGTACATCGCCGTCACCTCGAAGACCGACGACTCCGGCACCACCACCGTCCAGATCCCCCGCGACCCGCAGCAGGGTGTCACCCTGACCACCGCCACCGGCGCCACCGCCACCTTCGGCCTCCCCGCCACCGGCACGGCCTCCCGCACCGCCGCGGGCACCGTCCTGTACAGCGGCACCAGCAGCAGCTACTCGGTCGGCGTCCAGCCCACCGCCGACGGCGGCTTCCGCACCTTCGCCCACCTCAACAGCTCTGCCGCGCCAACCAGTTACGCCTTCCCGGTCACCCTGCCCGCCGACACCCACCTGGCCGTGGACGAGCTCGACGGCAGCGCGCTGATCGTCCGGGAGCACGTCGGCGACACCGACCCGACCGTGCTGCTGGAGGAGATCGGCCGGATCCAGAAGCCCTGGGCCCGGGACGCGGCCGGCCGCACCTGGCCCACCAGTTACACCGTGCAGGACAACATCCTCACCCTGAACATCGACCTCACCCCGGTCACCGTCTCCGGCGCCACCGTCGCCCCGAGCTTCCCGGTGGTCGCCGACCCGGCCGTGCACCGCAACTGCGGGATCATCACCTGCTCCTGGTACTTCACCAAGGCCAGCACCCGCTGGATCAAGGACCAGTTCGACCGGAACGGCTGGACCGTCGCCACGGCCAGCGGCCTCATCTGCTCCCGGCTCGTGCACCCGGTCGCCATCGGCGCCTGCGGCATCGCGATCGCCTTCTACTACAACACCGCGATGAACAACACCCGGGACGCCTATAACCGGGGCGGCTGCCTGGTCGTCCGGGTGAACATCTTCTGGGGTGCCATCCCGGCCACCGCCTGGCGCACCGTCCGCTTCGACAACGTGCCGCTCAGCAACCGCTACTGCTACGCGAGCTGACCCGGCCGAACCGCGTGGGGGCGCCTGCCGGCCGGCAGGCGCCCCCACGGGGGTTTCAACTCACCGGCAGTCAGCGCCGGTTGAGCCCCTGATCGATGGCGGCGAACAGCTCGCCGTCCGCGGTGTCCCCGTCCAGTGCCCAGACCATCGCGCCGCCGAGGCCCTGGTAGCGGACGTAGGCGGCCTTGGTGCGCAGCACCGTCGGGTCGTCGTACGTCCACAGCGTGCTGCCGTCGAACAGCCAGGCGCTGCCGAAGTTGCGGTAGATCTTGTAGCTGCCGGAGTCGGCGAGCTTCTTCAGCGCCTTGTAGTCCTCGGTGCCCGCCACCCAGGTGGCCGGGGCCGGTCCGGTGGCCGGCTGGCCGAGGCCGTCGCCACCACCGGTGACGCCGGTCCAGCCCTGGCCGTAGAACGGCATGCCGACCACCAGCTTCCGCGCCGGGGCACCGCGGTGCAGCCAGGCGTTGACGGTCTGGTCGACGCTGAAGTCGTCGCGCTTGGCGAACAGCGCGGACTGCTGGGCGGTGGTCTTTTCACCGGAGACGTGGAAGTCGTAGCCCTGCAGGTTGACGAAGTCGAAGTCCTTGGTGATCTTGCTGACCTCGAATCCCGCGTCGATCTTCGCCGGGTTGGTGGGCGCGTAGGCGCTCAGGTCGAAGTGCTTCCACTGCGGCAGCGACTTGCCGTAGGCGTCCAGCTGGGTGCGGAACTCGTGCACCAGCTTGGTGAAGTTCTGCTTGTCCTCGGGGCGGATGCCGTTGCCGGGCGCACCCTCGGAGCCGGGCCACTCCCAGTCCAGGTCCACGCCGTCGAAGACCCCGGCGGCCGCGCCGGCCCCGC
This genomic interval from Kitasatospora gansuensis contains the following:
- a CDS encoding glycoside hydrolase family 18 protein; this encodes MPHRSTTKLTVGAAVAALGLLVSLAPAAVAAPAEGGHAGSHAYKRIGYFTQWGIYGRNFQVKDLATSGTAARLSHINYAFGAIGSDGKCLVGNVPGADPWADYVRPVDAANSVDGVADTAEQRLAGNFNQLRELKAANPGLKVMISLGGWSGSAHFSDSVRTAASRQALVASCIDVYLKGNLPVDGARGGAGAAAGVFDGVDLDWEWPGSEGAPGNGIRPEDKQNFTKLVHEFRTQLDAYGKSLPQWKHFDLSAYAPTNPAKIDAGFEVSKITKDFDFVNLQGYDFHVSGEKTTAQQSALFAKRDDFSVDQTVNAWLHRGAPARKLVVGMPFYGQGWTGVTGGGDGLGQPATGPAPATWVAGTEDYKALKKLADSGSYKIYRNFGSAWLFDGSTLWTYDDPTVLRTKAAYVRYQGLGGAMVWALDGDTADGELFAAIDQGLNRR